TCCGGCCCGGCGAGACGCGCGGCCAGATCCGCCGTCAGCTCCCCCGGCCCGGCGGGAGCCGGCGCGGAGACGGCGGGAGCCGGCGCGGCGGAGATCACCGGAGCCGCGGGGCCCGGTGGGTGGCTGGTCGAGGCCACCGGGTCGGCGCCGTCGTGGCCGAGCCACCAGCCGCCGCCGAAGGCGAGCGCGCCGAGCAGCGCGGCGGCCGCGCCGCCCCGGACCAGGCCGCCGCCACCGCGGGCCCGTGGCCGCTGCAGGCGGCGCAGGCCCGCCGCCGCCGCCGCGTGGTCGCCGTCCAGGGCCAGCGCGGCGCGCCAGTGCCGCTCGGCATCGACGAACCGGCCCTGCTGCGCCCGGATCCGGGCCAGCAGGTCGTGCTCCGCCGCGGTGTGGTCGCGCCCGGTGGCCAGCTCCGCGAGCAGGCGCGCGGCGTCCTCGTGCCGGCCGGAGCGGGCCAGCGTGGCGGCCTGCCCACGGACGACCTCGCCGACCAGCGCGGCCCGGGCGGTGGCGCCGTCACCGTTCCCGGTCGTGGCCGCGACCGGCGGCGACGGCGCGTCACCGGGATCGGCGGACACTGCTGCCCTCCGGCCGCGCTGGCGTGTCCTCGGTCGGCAGCAGGTCGAACAGCTGCCGGTTCACCGTGCGCAGCCGCTCGATGTCGTTGCTGTCGACGGCGCGCCGGCCCTCGGCGATCAGGCGGTTGGCCAGCGCCTGGTCGCGCAGCTCGGAGCGCTGTTCGACCAGCTGGGAGAAGTGGGCCATCACGACGGCGCCCGTCTTGCGGTCGACCACCATGGCCAGGTGGCCGGTCAGTTCGTCGACGAGGGTCCGCAGGTGGGCGGCGTCCCGGCCGTCCAGTGCCCGGCGGACGTCGGCGGCGAGGATCTCGAACCGGCGCCGGTCCTGGGCGTCGCCGTACTCGTCGATGATGCCCGGCGCGTCGCGCAGCACCCGGTTCGCCCACTCGACCAGCGAGGGCCACTCCAGCGCCTCCTCGACGGCGTCGAGCTTCGCCCGCAGGTCGAGCATCCGCTTGCCGGCGGTGCCCGCCGCGTCCGCGTCGCCGTGCTCGGTGGAGGACACGTCGTTCTCGAGCTGACCGAGCGCCTGCTCGTCCTCCAGCTCGCCGAGCAGGGCGAGCGCCGCCGGGTCGGACGTCCGTTCCGCGTCGGCGCGCAGCGCGTCGTACCGCTCCTGCTCGGCGGTCAGGTCCCGGCGCAGCCTGGCCGGATCGGCGGCGGTCTCGGTGGTCAGGTCGTGGAACGCCTCGAAGTCCTCGTCGAGGATCGGCACGTAGGCCTTGGTGGTGACCAGCCGGGAGGCGTCGATCTGGATCTCCACCTCGATCTCGCTGCCCTTCGGGATGTCCCGGGCCACCTGGTCGGCGAGGATCTCCAGCGCGCCGACCTGCCGGTTGCGGTCGGCCCGGGGATGCTCACCCTCCAGGATCGGGATCCGCAGCAGGCCGCCGGACTGACCGCGGGTGAGCCGCACGGTGCTGCGCAGGATCTCGCGGCCCTTGGCGGGGATCCGGGTGCCCTTCTCCAGCAGCCAGGCGACCTCGTTGCCGGCCAGCGCCACCCCGATCGAGTGGGTGAGGGTGGCGCCGGGCGCGACCACGCCGAGGGTGTAGGTCAGTTCCGCGGGCTGGATCCGCTCGCGGGTTCCCGTCGGGTCCTCCAGGACGATCTCGTAGCTGTTGCGCAGCCCGGGCTCGGCCCGCAGCGTGGTGATGAACGAGCCGGCCGCCGGCAGGATGATCTGCCCGCTGCGCCACGGCGGGCGGGCCTGCGCGTTGACGAACTCGACGGTGAACCCCTCCAGGCTCCGGTCCGCCGGGCCCCGCACCACCCCGCCGACCACCGGCTCCGGGTCGGAGCCGATCGGCCGGTACTCCAGGTCCACGGTGTAGGAGACCCCGGCCCGTACCGGCTCCGCCGGCAGCCGCTGCGTCCCGGCGAAGATCGCCGCGCCGCGGGCCACGACGGTCATCGGATCCTGGCTGACGTCCAGCTCGATGCCGAGGCCCTCGCCCAGCCGCCGGCGCAGGTAGGGCATGAGGGTGGGCCCGCCGACGAGCAGCACCCGGTCGATCTTCTCCGGCGCGAGCTGGCTCTCCCGCAGCGCGGCCTGGCAGATGTTGATCGCGCGGGCGACGAAGGGCTCGGTCAGCCGGTCGACGTCCGCGGCGGACAGCTCGTGGACGAACTCCACCGGGTTCCCCCGGGAGTCGGTGCACAACGGGGGGTCGCTGATGTCGATGAGTGCCGAGTCAGCGGAGGACAGCTCGATCTTCGCGTTCTCGGCGGCGGCCTTCAGCTTCGCGACCGCCTGCGCCCAGGTGGGCTCGCCCCGCCCGAAGCCGGGCAGGGAGTACTGCCGGAGCAGCGCGGGCATCAGCAGCTCCTCGACGATCGCCCAGTCGATGAGCTTCCCGCCGAGGAAGTTGTCACCGCGGTGGTTGACGATGTCGAACTCGCCGTCCCGGATGTGCACGACCGAGGCGTCGAAGGTTCCGCCGCCCAGGTCGAACACCAGCCGGTAGATGTTGTCCTCGTCGCGCTGGAAGCTGTAGGCGAGGGCGGCCGCGGTCGGTTCCTGCAGCAGCGGCGACAGGCCGAGGCCGGCGGCCTCGGCGGCCCGCCGGGTGGCGTCGGTCTGGTTCAGTTCGAACGCCGCCGGAACGGTGATGACCGCCGCCCGGATGTCCTCCCCGAGCTGCCTGTTCACATTCGCCTTCAGCGCCCGCAGCACGTGCGCGGACAGTTCCTCCGGGCTCAGGGAAAGGCCGCTGTTGGCGAAGTTCGTCGCCTGGTCGCGTAATCCCATCCTGAGCTTGAACTCGGCGGCGGCGTTCGCCGGATCGGACTCGACCCGTTCCCGGGCGCGTTCACCGACGTGGATCCGGCCGTTGCGGTCGGCGTAGACCGCCGACGGGGTCGTGTCGTGCCCGAACGCGTTCTTGACGATGCGGGCCTCGGTGCCGTCGAGGACCGCGATCGCGCTGTTGGTGGTGCCAAGGTCGATGCCGAAGTCCATCGTCGATCGCGCCATCGTTCCTCCTGCTGCCCGGCGGGACGGATGTGGGACGGGGAGTGGGGCGGTTCGGGGGGCGAGGGTGGGGCGGGTGCCGGCGGGTCAGCCGGCCTCGTCCCGGATCACGGGGACGCCGACGACGACCTCGCCGGTCTGGACGCGCCGCCCGTGCAGGTAGACGCTCGGCCGCAGGGTCTCCAGGACGGTCTCGCCGGTCAGGCCCGCGGTCTGCTGGAACTCCAGGACCTGCAGGTCGAGACCCGAGTCGTACCGGGTGTGGTCGTGCTCCTGGATCTCGACGCCGGCCGCGGCGAGGGTGCTCCAGAGCGATTCGAACTGGCGCCGCGCCCGGCGCAGATCCGCCGCCCCACCGCCGTCGCCCGCGCCGGAACCCGCCGCCGGGCCGGCGAGGCGCCGACGCAGGCGCCACAGCCCGGTCGCGAGCTGGGCCACCGCCGGCTCGCCCAGCGCCGCCTCCGCCGGGGCCGGGTCCCCCGATCGCTCGGCGGGTGCCGGCCGCTCGGCGGGTGCCGGCCGCTCGGCGGGTGCCGGCACGGGCTCGGCCTGCGCGACGGCCCGCAACAGCGCCGCGGCCCATTCCTCCGGTGTCGCCGGCCGGGCGATGCGGAACTCGCGGGGATGGCGCCACTGGCGCGGGATCTCAGGCACCGCCCACCCCCAGCGGCCGTTCCCCGTTCTGCCATCCCTTTTCGCGTAGTTCCACGATCGTTGGGAACTGGTCGACATGTTTTCGTTGTCTTCTGCGGGCGAACCCGACGACGACATTGAGGTCCTCGAAAACCGCCAAGAACGCGATCAGTACGGCCAGGAAGATCCATCCGCCGCCGGCGCCGGTGAACAGCATCGTGGGAAGGCTGATCGCGACCACGAAGTACAGCGCGCACCGCAGCGCGGCCAGCCAGCCCCGGCTCGTCTCGGCGCGCTTGCAGGACCGGCAGCGCGGCACGGTGACCTCCACCTTGTTCCAGCGCACCTCGCGCACCGCCCGGACCACGTCGCCGTGCATCCATCTCGTGATCGCCGCTCCGGGGTCGGCCGGCTGCTCGTGGCAGATCCAGCAGGTCAGCCGGATGGAGGCCCGGTCGAGGATCTCCCGGTTCTCGGCCAGCCGGCCGCGGACGGCCTCGGACGCCGCCACCCGCTCGGCCCGGCCGAGCACCTCGATCATCCGCAGGTGGTCGCGGGCGGCGGCGGCCTCCGATCTGTCCCTGCCCTGGTCGAAGAGCAGCAGGCAGCGCAGCGCGTCGAGGGCGACCTTGTCGTGGGTGCGCACCCGCGTCGGGTCCTCGGCCGGCAGCAGCCGGTCCAGCCGTGCCAGCGGCTCCACGGAGTGGTCGAGCAGGTGCGTGGCGTGGTCCAGGCCCGCCGTCCGGTCGTCGGTGGCCAGCCGGACGTCCTCCTCGCCCAGCTCGCCGAGCTGGTCGGCCCAGGGCTCGCCGGCCGCGCGCAGGGCGGCGCCCAGCGCCTCCCGGGCGCCGTCCCCGAGCTGGGCGGCCCGCAGCGCCGTCAGCTGCCGCTCGGCCCGGTCGTCGTCGCCGTCCCCGATGGCGGCGACGACGACCGCGGCGCCGATGGACAGCAGGGCGGCCGGCAGCGCCGCGCGGATCCGGGCGGCGCGGCCCACGTCGAGACGGGCGTCGGCGGCACGGCTGATCCGCGCCGCCAGGCTGTCCCAGACCCGGTCGTCGTGCAGGACGACGCCCCAGCGGCGGTACACCGAAGCCCAGTCGGGCTGGTCGCCCGCGGCGCCCAGCTCGACTTCCAGGGCCCGCAGGTGCTCGAGCACCGCGAGGTTGTGAACCGCGCTCGCGGGATCCCCGGGCGGGGCCGGATCTCCGGAGGTCCCCGGGCCCGCGGACGCGGCCGGGCCGCCGTCCCCGCCGTCCCCGGCGACGCCGGCGTCGCCGGGGACGGCCGCCGCGCTCCAGTGTCGGAGCGCGGCGGCCGCGTCGCCGGCGGCCAGGGCGGTGATCCCCGGGTCCGGCACGGCGCCGGACCCGGCCGGCCAGAACCAGAAGAACTCGTCGACCAGCCGCTGACGCGGGTCGCCCAGCCGGTCGAGAGCGGCCCGGACCTCCCCGGCGGACGGGGCCGGCCGCAGTGGGAGGACCTCCGGGGCCGGTAGCTGCCCGCCGGTCTTCTCGATCACGGCGAGCATGTCGGCCCTGCGCCGGATGTCGCGTCCCGTGGCAGAGAGCGGCAGGCCGGTCACCCGGAAGGCGTTCTGCCGGTAGATCAGCGCGGACACCCGCGGCAGGGCGTCGGTGTCGGTGTCCCGGGTCGTCACATCGTCACCCCCTTGCGCCACAGCCGGATCCGTGAGGCGTACTGGTTACGCAGCCCGGGCCACTTGTTGCAGGCCTCCTCCATCAGGTCGGCGGCGCGGTCGTACTGGCCGCCGGTGGCGACGGTGACCGCCTGGCGGGCCATCCGCACGGCCGTCGCCTCGTCCGCGGACGAGGATCGGCCGAGCGCGTTCTTGCCCGCGGCGATCTCCCCGGCCGGTCCGGGCTCCCGTTCCGGCGGGCGTGGCGGCGCCGGCCTCCCGGGCTCCCACGCCTCCAGGTCGGCGAGCATCCCGACGGCCGACGGGTAGCGTTTCGCCGGGTCGTAGGACAGCGCCCGGCCGACGATCCCGTCCAGTGCTTCGTCCACGGAGTACCGGATCTCGCTGGGCGGTACGAGCGTGCCGGTGTTCCAGCCGGCCGTGATCGGGTCGCCGCCGGAACGCCGCGGGTAGGGCAGCTGGTCGGTCAGCAGCAGGTAGAGCACCGCGCCCAGAG
The Parafrankia discariae DNA segment above includes these coding regions:
- a CDS encoding OmpA family protein, encoding MSADPGDAPSPPVAATTGNGDGATARAALVGEVVRGQAATLARSGRHEDAARLLAELATGRDHTAAEHDLLARIRAQQGRFVDAERHWRAALALDGDHAAAAAGLRRLQRPRARGGGGLVRGGAAAALLGALAFGGGWWLGHDGADPVASTSHPPGPAAPVISAAPAPAVSAPAPAGPGELTADLAARLAGPDATITRAGGQVVVVFRAALFATQDTPTPDGRAALSGLGARLAAVPGIAVEVVGHSDSLPVRPGGPFPDNTALSLARAASAARILRAAGVPAAAFAVSAAGDALTPYAGDPAGAAAGTSAGDPRNRTVTLRVSPPA
- a CDS encoding Hsp70 family protein, producing the protein MARSTMDFGIDLGTTNSAIAVLDGTEARIVKNAFGHDTTPSAVYADRNGRIHVGERARERVESDPANAAAEFKLRMGLRDQATNFANSGLSLSPEELSAHVLRALKANVNRQLGEDIRAAVITVPAAFELNQTDATRRAAEAAGLGLSPLLQEPTAAALAYSFQRDEDNIYRLVFDLGGGTFDASVVHIRDGEFDIVNHRGDNFLGGKLIDWAIVEELLMPALLRQYSLPGFGRGEPTWAQAVAKLKAAAENAKIELSSADSALIDISDPPLCTDSRGNPVEFVHELSAADVDRLTEPFVARAINICQAALRESQLAPEKIDRVLLVGGPTLMPYLRRRLGEGLGIELDVSQDPMTVVARGAAIFAGTQRLPAEPVRAGVSYTVDLEYRPIGSDPEPVVGGVVRGPADRSLEGFTVEFVNAQARPPWRSGQIILPAAGSFITTLRAEPGLRNSYEIVLEDPTGTRERIQPAELTYTLGVVAPGATLTHSIGVALAGNEVAWLLEKGTRIPAKGREILRSTVRLTRGQSGGLLRIPILEGEHPRADRNRQVGALEILADQVARDIPKGSEIEVEIQIDASRLVTTKAYVPILDEDFEAFHDLTTETAADPARLRRDLTAEQERYDALRADAERTSDPAALALLGELEDEQALGQLENDVSSTEHGDADAAGTAGKRMLDLRAKLDAVEEALEWPSLVEWANRVLRDAPGIIDEYGDAQDRRRFEILAADVRRALDGRDAAHLRTLVDELTGHLAMVVDRKTGAVVMAHFSQLVEQRSELRDQALANRLIAEGRRAVDSNDIERLRTVNRQLFDLLPTEDTPARPEGSSVRRSR